One Pueribacillus theae genomic window, TAAACCAACCACTTCAGGTGAGAGTGATGTCGCAAACACAAAAATTGGCAGCACTTGATGAGTAAAAAATGAAACACTTAGGCTAACAACCAAAATAATGGCAACGACCAAAACAACCGAAAGCTGGCTAATCTGTAAAAACATCTTTGATAACAAATCAGGAAAGCTTGTCAACTGAACCATTTGGGTAAAAAAAGTTGCCGCGATGATCATCACTGATTCATTGTGAATATTTGGAACAACGTTAAAAACGTAATCTTTCAAAGAATGGGTGAATGCCTTTATCTTTTTTATAAATAAAGACCAAATGATCGGATACGTAAACGCAATGAGCGCGATAAGCAACACAACATCAAAATGAAGCCATTTTTCAAGAAAAATCAACGATAAAAACAAGCCTGCAAAAACGATTAAGAGCTCAAGTCCTTTCCGGTAGCTGATCGGTTCCTTTTCAGTGGCAGTCTGTTCCGCTTCAGAAGCAGCTGCCATTTCTTGATACGCTTTCTGTTGCTTTTCTTTACGAAGGTCAAGCGAGATTAAAGCGACCGAAATCGAAAAGCAAAGCACTGCCATCATCAATCCATAACCGACAAAGGAATTGAAGCGGACACCGACAAGATGCAAAATAATCGCCACGCCTGCGAAATATGGAGACCATAGCGCTGCCAAGGAAAACCCTTGGATCATACTTTTGACAAAGATTTTTTTCATTTTGCCTAAACGCTGGAAAAATAAATCAAAAATAATCCGGACGGATCCTAAATTAATAAATGAACTGGTAATGCCTGTCAGCGCCACAACGAGCGCAATCACTTGCATATCTTTTTTCATAAATTGGCCGATGATCTTATTGATATATCCAATATACCCTCCGTTTTGCAGCGGATATGCGAGCAGAGGCACGGAAACAAACAAGGCGATCAATCCAACATTGTTTAAAAGCGATTCTATCCAGTAAGCCTTCGTGCCGCCATGAAGAAAAAAAAGAAAATGGCCGACAATCATCATAAGAATGCTAATGATTCTCGGCAAAGGCGCCATCCCCGGCCATGATACGAAAAAAATCAAGATAACGAACGCAATCAGCAGAAAAGTAAGTGATTCGTGAAAAAATACATTGATAATATAACCTACGGCCAACGATAGCAAAAGCAAGCCGCGTATAAATGGCACTGAGATTCCTTGATGCTGCATGAAAAACAACCCTAACCAAATTATTTTTTATCGGGAAAATGGATGACAACGCCTTGCACAACACGAAGGCTCTCATCGTCAATTTTTCCTTCTTTATCTTCCTCTTTCTTCGCCCATCTCATAATCAAATAAAATAATGCGATGCCGTAACTTGTCAGTTGAATAGCCTTTAAAAGGCCACCCGCAAGCTGCTGATCGTAAATCGCATTAATCGCAGGAATAATCATCCCCGCTACCGCTTCATACGCAGGGTAATGTGCGGTTTCGATAATGATAAAAAAGATGCCAATAGGCATTAACAACATCGCCGTACAAAAAACATAGGCTGTTCTCGTAAAGTCGGAAAGCTTGCTTACCTCAGGCAACGGCGTAATAATCGTCCACCACATTAAAAAGGCGTTAAACATAAGAATGATTTGTGCAATGGAAGTCAATAAGAAGCTTTGATGAATTGTGTTAAATACACTTGGCACAAAATAAACCGTCAATAAACCGTTGAAAAAAATCGCGGTCATCCATGGATGCGCAAACAGCTTTATCGCATTCCTCATCCGATAATCCCAAAAGTATCTTCGAATAAAATCCGTCGGCAAACTAAGGATAAATAAAGGCGTCACAACAAATAACATGATGGATAGCTGGAGAACATGCATGCTAAACATATAATCGTCAGCGATGATGGAAAAAGGGCTTCCCTTCGCCAAATAAAGCAAAATGGCCGCAAAGAAAAAGTATTTCACCTTCTCGCCTGCAACACGATACTGATGTGAAAGGGCAATTTTTCTAATATACAAATACGAAAGCAATGCCAAAACAGCGATCCAAACCGGTCCCCACATTTCATACCAAGTATAGTTCGAAAAAAGAGAGCCGCCCACCGATCATTCATCCCCTTATCGCTTCTTAAAAAATAAGAAAATATAAATTTGCTTTTCGTAAATTTAGACCAATCCTGGCTTCTGAACTCTGAACAAGGACGCGTTAGCGTCATTGTTCCATTTGGTAGCCTTTGTCCGTGACATAATCTTCAATGCTCCAGATGCCTTTCTTCTTTTTCTTTGCTTCTTTTTCGATCTTTAGATAGTCATCGAGATGCCTTTTATCATTGTAAACGTAAGCCACTCTTGCAAGTCCTTCCTCCAGCAATACTTCCTGCAAACTGACGCCATCAACATACAAATAGCCTAACAGCCTGCCGTACTTGTCTCTTTCTTGAATGCCGAGTTCGATTTCAACTTTGCCGTCTTTAAGCAGTTCTTCCACTTTTTCCTTCGCTTCGACTGCATACGGCTGAGGGCCGTCAAATTGTTTATGGCGCATTTCCGGTGTATCGATTAATAAAAATCGGATATTTTCTTCTTTTCCTTCATAATTAATTTTGATCGTGTCTCCGTCAATGACTTTTACAACGTCTGCAAGAATGCGTTCTTGGCTGATCTCATGCGTGCTTCCACTCTGTTCCGCCGGTTCAAGCAGTTCGTTGACATCAATCCCGTAGTATGCCCCAATTCCGATGACAAATACTGCCAGCAGAGTAGGCAACAATGTTTTCTTTGTTTTCTTTTTCTTCAATGACGTTTCCTCTCATCCTAGAACATTTTACTCTCTCTATTTTAGCAAGAATTCCTGTAAAGGGAAACTCATCCTCCAAGCTAGGGAGTATACAATTAATGAAATAATCCTGTTTTCCGCGACTTTTTCATTAAAGCATCTGTCTTTTTATTGATTGGCTCCTTCAGAAAGATCCCGAGCATAAGAAAAATGAATCCAAATATCGCTAAGGCTAATAAGTCTCGGATAACCCGTGACCAAACAATGCCGGAAACCGCTTCACGCATGACATCTACCGCATACGTAAACGGCAAAAAAGGATGAATCATTTGGAAAAACTGCGGAAGAAGCACAACGGGGTACGTTCCCCCTGAACCTGCAATTTGAAGCACTAGCAAGACGATAGCCATTGCTTTTCCAACATCGCCAAAAATAGAAACGAGCGTGTAAACAATGAGCATAAATATAAGGCTGATGAAAAGCCCGAATAGAACGAACCAAACCGGATGAACGATCGGTACGTTAATAATAAAAATATCCCCAATTGTAACAACGAGCGTCTGCAATAGTCCAATCGTTACAAAGGTCAATAATTTACCGATATATCTTTGCCTTGCCGAAAACTCTTCAACCTCATGGACATCCGCCGCTAAAAGTGAAATAAGCAGCAATGAACCGACCCAAATTGCCAATACCGTGTAAAACGGTGTCATTCCTGTTCCGTAATTTGCAACCGGGAAAATTTGATTTTTGTTCAGTTTAACCGGTTCGGCAAAGAAGCCCCGCTCTGCTTCCGGATCGTTCCGAAGCAGTTCAATGATTTCATTAATGTCTGTTTCACCTTGCACTTCCCGAATTTTATTTGCAAGCTCCCGAATTTTGTCATTTATGTAAGGGTACTCGCCAAGCAGATATTTAAGCATATCTTGCCCTTCCCCTAAATTTTTTTCCGTCCGGTTTAAGATTTTTTCCACTTCTGGGATGGTCGATTGGATTCCAGTCAACATTTCCTTTGCGCTTGCGAGGGTTGATTTCGCGCTTTTGATCTCTTTTATGACCGTTGGCTCAATGTTTTCTTTGTATTCTTTCATAAATGCATCAATTTTGTTCACAGTATTCCCGGATAATTTTTGCAAGTCACCGATTACTTTATCAACTTCTTGCTTTTTCTCTCCGATAAACGTGTCAATTTTTTTCGCATCCGTTTGGATCGTCTCTAAGGCAGACTTCAATTGATTCAAATTCGCAATGGCCTCGTCAATTTTCTGATTTTGTTCTTGTTTATTTTTTTGTTCAGCCGCTGTACTGCCACTTCCCTGTGGGCTTGTTTGTTGTCCCGCTGTTCCATCTCCCTCTTCTGGACTTTCTACGGCGGGCGGAGGCGTTACAGGCCTTTGATTGTTTAATTCTTTTAACTGGTTTAATGCTTGTTCAACCGAATTTATTTGGGCTATCGCTTTTCCGGCTCGTTCATTCAACTGCTTCTTAATCTCTTCTCCTGCACTGAAATCAATATTTGCTGTATTGACACCTTGAATAAAGTTGTTAACGTCTTTTGCAATCGTTTGGGCTTTTTTCAAATCATTTTCTACTTTTGGGGCAAGATCGTTTAACCGTTTTTCAGCTTTATTCAAAAAAGCGGTTGTTTCATTTATCGTCTGCAGCCCTTGTTTCGTCGTTTGTTCCGCTTTCGGAATCATACCTTGTGCCTTATCAATAATGTCTCGAGCATGTTTCGCATCGCTGTTCGACTCAGATAGCAATTGATTGATTTCCGGTAAACTTTCTTCCGCTTTAAAAACATAGTCTTCAAAACGTCTAATATCCGGTAAATCTTTTTCAAGCTCTATGCCGAGTTCGTTAAAGATGTCAAAAATGACACCGTTGACTGTTGAAATAAAGTTGCTCGTAATTTGCTCAACGATTGTACTGGCGCCTTTTTCCGTAATTTTAGGTGCAATTGCGTTAATTTTTTCATTCACGAAATAGTCAACTTCCGCCTTTTCAGGGCGATCGGACACGACTGTAGCCAGCTGTTCCGAAAAATTTTCTGGAATAATAATGACGGCAAAATAATCACCGTATTCGACTTTGTCCATTGCCTTCTCACGTTTGTCGAAATGCCAGTCCATCGAATCGTTTTCTTTCAGTGTACGGACTAATTCATCTCCAGCATTTATATCGTTATCACGAATGGTCGCTCCTTTATCTTCGTTCACGACTCCAACAGGCATTTGATCCGTTTGTCCATACGGATCCCAAGAAGCCTTTATGTTGAACCAAGCATACAAAGAAGGCAGGATAATCAGCCCGCCAATTAAAATTGCCGCTACCCAGTTTGTCCCAACACTTTTCATGTCATGCCCATAAATACGCCAAATGCTTTTCATATGTAAAACTCCTTGTCCGGCAAAATAATGAAGTTAATTTCTTATTGTAGCAGTATTTATATGTTGAATCTACAAACCGGATTTCAATTAAAAAAAGCCTACAGAGAAATGATTCTCTGCAAGCTTTTTCCAATCAGCTGTTCAAGTTTTCATACATATCCCTTAATGTCCGTTTTAACACTTTCCCGCTTGGATTTTTTGGCAGGCTGTCTGTAAACTCAATCAATTTGGGCACTTTAAATCCAGCCAGTTTTTCTTTACAGAAAGAAAGGATGTCTTCTTTCTGTAAATTTGCTCCTTCTTTAGGAACGATAATCGCAGTGACAGCTTCAATCCAGTAGGGGTCCGGTACGCTAATGACAGCTACTTCAGAAACGCCGGGAAATTCATAAATAGCTTCTTCAACCTCACGGCTTGAAACATTTTCACCGCCTGTTTTGATCATATCTTTTTTGCGGTCAACAATCGTCAAGTATCCTTCTTCATCCATGACCCCCAAGTCGCCGCTATGAAACCATCCGCCTTTAAAAGCTTCCGCTGTTTTTTCTGGATCATGCAAATAGCCTTTCATCGCGTGGGATGTCCGGTGAACGATTTCGCCTACCTGTCCTGGCGGCACTTCATTCCCATCATCGTCTACAATTTTCGTTTGGACGTTTAAAGACGGTTTCCCGGCGGAACCGAGCTTGCGCAATTGATCTTCCGGCTGAAGCACAGTAGCGAGTGGCGCCACTTCCGTCTGTCCATAGAAATTCCAGAACTTTGCTTGGGGTAGCCGCTCGGACAGCTCCTTTAGAATTTCTCTCGGCATAATTGCCGCACCATAATAACATTTCTGTAATGAAGATAAATCCCGCTTATCAAAATCAGGGTGGCGCAAAAGAGAGATCCATACCGTCGGCGGACAGAACAGCTGCGTAGCCTGTTCCTTTTCAATCGTCTCTAAAATGAGCTCAGGGTTTGCTTGATCGAGGATAATTCCGCTTGCCCCTAAATAAATGCTTGGCCCTAGAAAACAATGCAGTTGGGCACTATGAAACAGTGGAAGCGCATGGATGAATACATCAGATGAAGCCATTCCGCCGTCCACGATACAGCTGACATATTCACTAATCAAGTTCGAATGAGTCAACATGACGCCTTTCGGTTTTGACTCCGTTCCGCTCGTATACAACACATGAGCTAGGTCGTCATCATTGAGAGAAGCCTCGACTAATTCAGTCGGCATACCTTGGCGTTTATTCGATAAAAGTTCCCAGTGCTGCAAGATTGCTGGTAATCTAGTATCGGCTTTCACGTCCATAAGATAACGCTTCTTGATTTGCGGATCATTTTGCTGGATCGCTTTATCTAGTAACGGAGCATACTCCAAAGATGCAATGAAACTCGTAATTTTCGCATGTTGGAGAATATAGGAAACCTCATCCACATTAAGCATATAGTTAATGGGTACCATAACGGCTCCTATACGCGCCAATGCAAAATTGACAACGCAAAAGTCAAGACTGTTTTTTGATAAAACGGCAACCATCGTCCCTTTTTTTAACCCATCTTGAATAAAAGCATGCGCCGTTTGATTGACACGCTCCTCCAGCTGGGCATATGTAAGCCTCTCCTCTCCATACGCCAAAGCAAATTTTTCAGGCATTCTGCGACTCGTCCGCTCCAGAATATCGGAAAGCGTATTGCGCCGTGCTCGTTGTAATTGTGCAGTCAAATTGCCATCTTGATTTGCTGAAATAGCCATTTTCCTCTCTCCCTTTTTAAAAAGTTAGAATTATCAATAGTATACATTTGTTATTTCCGAATTTAAACAAAATTTAATTGAATGTAACTTTAAAAGTTTTACTTGGTTTGAACTAAAACCAATGTTTAAATTGGAATAATAAACAATTCAATCGATTGAATTGTGAATTTTATACCCCCGAAGAAGTCTTATCACAATAAAAAACCGTAGCCCAATTGAATATTTGGCTACGGAATATAATTTATGAAAAAGAAACGAACGCCTCAGGCCTGCAGGCTTTTTTCAAAACCGCGAACATCTCCCAGGTTATCGGCCATCTAAAACATAAAATTAATATAATTTTCCTTGGGTATACAAAATAGTCGAGATTCTCCTCACAGCATGAGCATAGCAAAATTGCCGCAGTGATTTCCCATTGCCGAAAAAGGATGGGTAGATCGCTTTCATTGTCTGTTCCATTTTGTTAAATAACCTTTCATAGACTTCCTTCTCGCTTAAAAATTGCGTTTCCCGGCCTTGCAGCCATTCAATATAAGAAACAATCACTCCTCCCGCATTCGCCAAAATGTCTGGAATGATGATGCCTCCTTTTTCAGTAAGCACCTGATCTGCCTCTCCCGAAACAGGCGCATTTGCTCCTTCGACGATAATCCGCGCCTTCACTTCTTCAACGTTATCCTCTCTGATTTGGTTTTCAAGTGCAGCTAGTACCAGAACGTCAACATCAAGTGAAAGGATCTCTTCTCTGTTTAAAATGTTCGCTTTAATGCCGGCTTTATCCAGTTCTTCCTGCTCTTTAGGAAGTTCTTTATAATTATTGTTCGCATATTCAGCCAAAGAGGGAATATCCAGCCCTTCCGGATTGTAGAGCGTTACATTGCGGTCACTTACTGCAACAACCTTATTTTGCAAGTATTCACAACGGTATGCTTCAAGCGCCACAACAGATCCGACATTTCCAAACCCTTGTATTGCCAACGTCTGTGGCTGGTTAATCTGGGAAAAAACTGATTTGGAAAATGTTTGCTTTGAGCTTGCAAGCAATTCCTGGTTTTCATTTAAAAAGTTATGTAATAAATAGCGGAGCGTGAAATAAACCCCTTTGCCGGTTGCCTCTCGCCTGCCTAATGAGCCGCCATTTATCACACTTTTCCCTGTAAAACTGCCAAGATACGGTTTTCCCGGATTAATGTTTTTATATTCACCCGTCATCCAATCCATCTCCCTCTGCCCAGTACCAACATCGGGAGCGGGAATATCTTTGTCTGGGCCTAAAATATCGTTGAAGTATTGAACATATTTTTTGCAAATCAGATTCAATTCTTTATCCGAATAATCACGTGGATTAATCACCACTCCTCCCTTGCCGCCGCCAAAAGGAACATCATGCAGCGCATTTTTGAGCGTCATCAGCGCAGCCATATTTATGATTTCTTCTTCATTTACCGTCTCATGAAAGCGAATCCCGCCTTTATACGGCCCAAGTGTATTGTTATGCTGGATTCGAAAAGCTGGGATGCGCACGACCACATTGGTATCTAAAACGATTCGGAGATAGGAACGATGGATATGATTCGGGGTTGATAGAATAGCCGAAATCGAACTAAACGCTTTATCTCTCGCTTCTTGTTTTAATTCGGGTAAAAAATCAGGCTCGTTGAACAATTGGCGTAACGATTGTTCAATAATGTCAATCGTTTGATTTGTCATAAGAAAATCACCTCAACCTTTTTTTGACAATAGCTGTCCTGTTACTATAACGTATACCCGTTAACGAGAAAAACTTGCTTAAATTTTATGACCTTACATCACCAAGGGAATTTTCCTTCTTTACCATTTAATACAATGAAGCAATCCATGCCAAAGTTTCGAGGCATAATAATAAAAAGAAATGCTTTACCGTTTTCAATCATTCAGCGTCAAAATTGAATCAGTGACGTGAACGTATAAAGCATACCGAATGTAAACAAACGGCTCCAGTGTGAAAGATGGCAAGCGAAAATGGCATTAATCAATTTATCTTTTCTTTTTCATTGAGACGATGGCAATGAGGAATACAATAACCGGAATAATAAACCACCACATCGTTCCTAATTTATGCACAATATTTTCAACTAGCGAACGTTCTACCGAAATCCTTCCATCTTCTGAAGTAATAACTACGTCTTGAACTTCAACTTTATTTGACATTTCTTTCAAATCAACCCATTCATATTCATCATAGGCTTTCATTTCCTCTATCGTTTCCTTTAGCAGTTCAATTCCTAAGTAAGGGTGATAAAAGAATGATAAGTAGCTGTCTGAAAATGATGAAACTTCCTCTGCTTTTTTAACGATGTTTTTATATGAATCTAGGTTGCTGCCATCAACATACCCTAATGTTTCCGGAAGTAATGTCATTCCACCCAGATAGGATGGTGTACTTTCAAATAGAGGGGGAAAAGTTGCCTGATAGGTTTCATCGGATATTTGAATTTGCCCTACATACGTTGAGAAATAGTTTGCTAACTCTTTGTATCCTGTTGATGACATTGTATAGTGCGGGGCTTCGAATGCCAATGGGTACAACTTTTGCTCGAGTAATTCATCAACCCCTTGTTCCACTGTTGATTGAATATAATCCCTTTCAAATTGCAAGCCTTTCTTAACATATTCTTGAAATTCTTCATCAGATTCAAAGTCTTCCCGAAAGAATACAGGTTCTTCATTTTCTTGATAAACTGGCCGATCATACTTTACATCCCAATATTCAAAGCCTTCCCCAGTTTCATTCTCTCTATAATTGATGCCGATAACCATGCATAACAATGCTTCCGCCATGTTCTTGCATATAGCGGAGGACTTTCACAATCTCCCTTGCATCGGGCATGTGGACTTCCTTTCCGGTCTCTGGGTTCTTATAAACGGGGATGACCGCAATCATGTATGGGATATTTTCCCCATATAAATAATCGGCAACAGCTTTTAATTTCTCAGGATCACTGTTTGGATGAACATCTTCGATTCGCAAATATTTTTTAGGTTTTCCTTTTTCCGCTTGAAAAAAATCAAAAAGAGATTCACCTAAGTAATGGCTTTGGGGTCCATTCACTGATTCTGTCGCCATAAAGAAATCTGATTTTCGTTTAAAAATGGCAGGTAAGCTTTCATTTCCTGCTTTTCCTTCATATAACGTTTCAACCGCTTCCTTCGCTTGATACGCAATCGCGGATAGGCCTATTGAAAGCTTCTGTTCCTGTCTCTGATTGCCAATATGCGTAAGTATTTTATATTCATCCCGTGTTAAAAAAGAGGTTCGCTTAAAATCGCTGATATGATTTCCAATGTAGAAAACTGGTCCTTCATAGCGATCAATCGCTTCAATTTCCTCATCTAAAAGCGGTTCCCTGCTCACGCCGAGATAAAAAACGTGTGAAAAGCCATTGATATTCTCTATATTGTCTATTTCCCCAACAGAAACCGTTGTGATTTCATTCGTAAAATGCCCAACAAGTAAATCCAAAACATGAACTTCTCTTTTTTGCTCTTCATTATCGGCATGATAAATCAGTAAAACATTTGGCTGCCCATTCTCTGCTTCAGCCTGTTTGGCCGGAAAGCAAAAAACAGTTGCTGCAATGCCTAATAAAAAGATAATCATTACTTTTCGCATTCCTGTTTCCTCTTCTTAGTCGTTTTCTTTTAGCATTTGTTGGTAATGGATATAGTCAAAAAAGTGTGCTTTTCCAATCGTAGACTCATCTGCCAGTTGCTGCGCATGTTTTACTACTTCATTAGCCAAATCGTTTTTATTAATTTCTCTAAAGTATTGTTGCAAAAAATAATAAACGGATAGCGACTCATAATTGACAGTTGCCTCTTTCGTTTCGCGGTTATACCTTCCGTACAGCTTACCTTGACTGCGCCATTCCGTTGTCACCCACTCTTCAAACGACGGGGAAGGTTGACCGATGTTCTCCCTGTTTAAAGCAATCAAAAGCTGATCAATAAGATGGACTTCCTCACGATCATTAAACATCCCAGACTTTGTATCAAAATACTCCGGAAAAAATGTTAAGGAGCCATCAAGACTTTCCAACAATTGCTTTGTTCCGTGATTGTCTGAAAATGCCGTGAAAAACTCTCGTGTTAAATAGCTTAATGTCACTCGACTCGCAGGAGAATCTGTTGACCAATCATAGAAATCAACGTA contains:
- a CDS encoding DUF2334 domain-containing protein gives rise to the protein MVIGINYRENETGEGFEYWDVKYDRPVYQENEEPVFFREDFESDEEFQEYVKKGLQFERDYIQSTVEQGVDELLEQKLYPLAFEAPHYTMSSTGYKELANYFSTYVGQIQISDETYQATFPPLFESTPSYLGGMTLLPETLGYVDGSNLDSYKNIVKKAEEVSSFSDSYLSFFYHPYLGIELLKETIEEMKAYDEYEWVDLKEMSNKVEVQDVVITSEDGRISVERSLVENIVHKLGTMWWFIIPVIVFLIAIVSMKKKR
- a CDS encoding DUF2334 domain-containing protein; its protein translation is MRKVMIIFLLGIAATVFCFPAKQAEAENGQPNVLLIYHADNEEQKREVHVLDLLVGHFTNEITTVSVGEIDNIENINGFSHVFYLGVSREPLLDEEIEAIDRYEGPVFYIGNHISDFKRTSFLTRDEYKILTHIGNQRQEQKLSIGLSAIAYQAKEAVETLYEGKAGNESLPAIFKRKSDFFMATESVNGPQSHYLGESLFDFFQAEKGKPKKYLRIEDVHPNSDPEKLKAVADYLYGENIPYMIAVIPVYKNPETGKEVHMPDAREIVKVLRYMQEHGGSIVMHGYRHQL
- a CDS encoding acyl-CoA synthetase; amino-acid sequence: MAISANQDGNLTAQLQRARRNTLSDILERTSRRMPEKFALAYGEERLTYAQLEERVNQTAHAFIQDGLKKGTMVAVLSKNSLDFCVVNFALARIGAVMVPINYMLNVDEVSYILQHAKITSFIASLEYAPLLDKAIQQNDPQIKKRYLMDVKADTRLPAILQHWELLSNKRQGMPTELVEASLNDDDLAHVLYTSGTESKPKGVMLTHSNLISEYVSCIVDGGMASSDVFIHALPLFHSAQLHCFLGPSIYLGASGIILDQANPELILETIEKEQATQLFCPPTVWISLLRHPDFDKRDLSSLQKCYYGAAIMPREILKELSERLPQAKFWNFYGQTEVAPLATVLQPEDQLRKLGSAGKPSLNVQTKIVDDDGNEVPPGQVGEIVHRTSHAMKGYLHDPEKTAEAFKGGWFHSGDLGVMDEEGYLTIVDRKKDMIKTGGENVSSREVEEAIYEFPGVSEVAVISVPDPYWIEAVTAIIVPKEGANLQKEDILSFCKEKLAGFKVPKLIEFTDSLPKNPSGKVLKRTLRDMYENLNS
- a CDS encoding glycoside transferase, translating into MLKTKWVNWAIGVALMFLVVYGIGKWLGIDGKEESVQATVKNNYMNEQGLIHAYPKQQNSQYLSESIGLYMQYLVLVHDRNTFEQQVEQLQDYFIVRKNGDLYIQWALNEATNVNALIDDLRIIDALQSASKVFNKPTYETLAKKLASSIQKKQTPDGYYVDFYDWSTDSPASRVTLSYLTREFFTAFSDNHGTKQLLESLDGSLTFFPEYFDTKSGMFNDREEVHLIDQLLIALNRENIGQPSPSFEEWVTTEWRSQGKLYGRYNRETKEATVNYESLSVYYFLQQYFREINKNDLANEVVKHAQQLADESTIGKAHFFDYIHYQQMLKEND
- a CDS encoding YhgE/Pip domain-containing protein codes for the protein MKSIWRIYGHDMKSVGTNWVAAILIGGLIILPSLYAWFNIKASWDPYGQTDQMPVGVVNEDKGATIRDNDINAGDELVRTLKENDSMDWHFDKREKAMDKVEYGDYFAVIIIPENFSEQLATVVSDRPEKAEVDYFVNEKINAIAPKITEKGASTIVEQITSNFISTVNGVIFDIFNELGIELEKDLPDIRRFEDYVFKAEESLPEINQLLSESNSDAKHARDIIDKAQGMIPKAEQTTKQGLQTINETTAFLNKAEKRLNDLAPKVENDLKKAQTIAKDVNNFIQGVNTANIDFSAGEEIKKQLNERAGKAIAQINSVEQALNQLKELNNQRPVTPPPAVESPEEGDGTAGQQTSPQGSGSTAAEQKNKQEQNQKIDEAIANLNQLKSALETIQTDAKKIDTFIGEKKQEVDKVIGDLQKLSGNTVNKIDAFMKEYKENIEPTVIKEIKSAKSTLASAKEMLTGIQSTIPEVEKILNRTEKNLGEGQDMLKYLLGEYPYINDKIRELANKIREVQGETDINEIIELLRNDPEAERGFFAEPVKLNKNQIFPVANYGTGMTPFYTVLAIWVGSLLLISLLAADVHEVEEFSARQRYIGKLLTFVTIGLLQTLVVTIGDIFIINVPIVHPVWFVLFGLFISLIFMLIVYTLVSIFGDVGKAMAIVLLVLQIAGSGGTYPVVLLPQFFQMIHPFLPFTYAVDVMREAVSGIVWSRVIRDLLALAIFGFIFLMLGIFLKEPINKKTDALMKKSRKTGLFH
- a CDS encoding thermonuclease family protein; its protein translation is MKKKKTKKTLLPTLLAVFVIGIGAYYGIDVNELLEPAEQSGSTHEISQERILADVVKVIDGDTIKINYEGKEENIRFLLIDTPEMRHKQFDGPQPYAVEAKEKVEELLKDGKVEIELGIQERDKYGRLLGYLYVDGVSLQEVLLEEGLARVAYVYNDKRHLDDYLKIEKEAKKKKKGIWSIEDYVTDKGYQMEQ
- a CDS encoding cytochrome c oxidase assembly protein is translated as MGGSLFSNYTWYEMWGPVWIAVLALLSYLYIRKIALSHQYRVAGEKVKYFFFAAILLYLAKGSPFSIIADDYMFSMHVLQLSIMLFVVTPLFILSLPTDFIRRYFWDYRMRNAIKLFAHPWMTAIFFNGLLTVYFVPSVFNTIHQSFLLTSIAQIILMFNAFLMWWTIITPLPEVSKLSDFTRTAYVFCTAMLLMPIGIFFIIIETAHYPAYEAVAGMIIPAINAIYDQQLAGGLLKAIQLTSYGIALFYLIMRWAKKEEDKEGKIDDESLRVVQGVVIHFPDKK
- a CDS encoding Glu/Leu/Phe/Val family dehydrogenase codes for the protein MTNQTIDIIEQSLRQLFNEPDFLPELKQEARDKAFSSISAILSTPNHIHRSYLRIVLDTNVVVRIPAFRIQHNNTLGPYKGGIRFHETVNEEEIINMAALMTLKNALHDVPFGGGKGGVVINPRDYSDKELNLICKKYVQYFNDILGPDKDIPAPDVGTGQREMDWMTGEYKNINPGKPYLGSFTGKSVINGGSLGRREATGKGVYFTLRYLLHNFLNENQELLASSKQTFSKSVFSQINQPQTLAIQGFGNVGSVVALEAYRCEYLQNKVVAVSDRNVTLYNPEGLDIPSLAEYANNNYKELPKEQEELDKAGIKANILNREEILSLDVDVLVLAALENQIREDNVEEVKARIIVEGANAPVSGEADQVLTEKGGIIIPDILANAGGVIVSYIEWLQGRETQFLSEKEVYERLFNKMEQTMKAIYPSFFGNGKSLRQFCYAHAVRRISTILYTQGKLY